In Triticum urartu cultivar G1812 chromosome 6, Tu2.1, whole genome shotgun sequence, the following proteins share a genomic window:
- the LOC125512319 gene encoding uncharacterized protein LOC125512319 produces MAAGGVSHLWREWGIQILVLSSFALQVLLLVFGGMRRRGLSTSLRVALWIAYLSADSTAIYTLGHLSITSGGSREHQLAAFWAPFLLLHLGGPYNVTAYALEDNRLWLRHLQTLVVQVLGAAYVLYRYMADSGTLLQLASISMFVAGIVKYGERTWALKRANDNKSSSGKAVDPYELLRQDMGDDEVLLRAHSQFAICKSGFDDTKVVMRHKPPDEDSPRLFPFYDEDIFKLVEMELSLMYDTLYTKAAVIHTWYGFCIHSISLVGTSAALCLFRLRLSRGDHAYNRVDVAISYILLAGALVLEVISACRAVLSSWTCCFVLRKAQDYSGSTRAAWLEWLHYYVISSLRKPLKPANRRLWRGTIGQYNMLHLCTRDRSGLGSKLAAKIGQEDWWNKLHFSGTFCGSDSLSMQQLKGLLFKMIRQDGFAKLVGSLSTMTTRGSFILEQKRAFKGVAKWTVLNIELDESIVIWHIATDLFIWESKAGHEVELIEATRVLSNYMLFLLVAKPNMLPGRERRTVHLTPSRILETIWRVHILGDEDKSVRASPGSWNKCCVLKELFHHEGPNGSRITQAQREKLAEILFADWSYEGAQQLDSYPEVLEGSRGELYRCASNLAKQLLHLGRPDTLELIFSVWVEMMLYAADHCPRDSHARELSNGGEFITILWLLVQHWTYVYKNKIAC; encoded by the exons ATGGCAGCCGGAGGGGTGTCGCATCTGTGGAGGGAATGGGGGATTCAAATCCTTGTCCTTTCGAGCTTCGCGCTCCAAGtgctcctcctcgtcttcggagggatgCGTCGGCGTGGCCTCTCCACCTCGCTGAGGGTAGCCCTCTGGATAGCGTACCTGTCGGCGGACTCCACGGCGATATACACCCTGGGCCATCTATCCATCACCAGCGGCGGGTCACGTGAGCACCAGCTGGCCGCGTTCTGGGCGCCCTTCCTCCTGCTGCATCTTGGCGGGCCGTACAACGTCACCGCCTACGCGCTCGAGGACAACCGTCTCTGGCTGCGCCACCTGCAGACCCTTGTTGTGCAGGTCCTTGGAGCTGCTTATGTCCTCTACAGATACATGGCCGACAGCGGGACCTTGCTTCAGCTGGCCTCAATCTCCATGTTTGTTGCCGGCATTGTCAAGTACGGTGAGAGGACATGGGCACTCAAGCGTGCCAACGACAACAAGAGCAGCTCTGGTAAGGCGGTTGACCCTTATGAATTACTGAGACAGGATATGGGTGACGACGAAGTACTGCTCCGAGCGCACTCCCAGTTCGCCATCTGCAAGTCCGGCTTCGACGATACCAAGGTGGTAATGCGCCACAAGCCCCCAGACGAGGATTCACCTCGTCTCTTCCCTTTCTATGACGAGGATATATTCAAGTTGGTGGAGATGGAGCTGTCTCTGATGTACGACACACTGTACACCAAGGCAGCAGTGATCCACACATGGTATGGCTTCTGCATCCATTCCATCTCGCTGGTTGGCACATCAGCTGCCTTGTGCTTGTTTCGGCTCAGGCTCAGCAGAGGGGATCATGCGTACAACAGGGTAGATGTAGCCATCTCTTACATTTTGCTGGCTGGGGCTTTGGTCCTGGAGGTCATATCAGCATGTAGGGCAGTATTGTCTAGCTGGACATGCTGTTTCGTTCTCCGCAAGGCGCAGGATTACAGCGGGAGCACTCGGGCTGCTTGGCTAGAGTGGCTTCACTATTATGTCATCTCTTCACTTCGCAAGCCTTTGAAGCCGGCAAACAGGAGACTGTGGCGGGGCACCATTGGGCAGTATAACATGCTCCATCTGTGCACCCGGGACCGGTCCGGCCTCGGGAGCAAGTTGGCAGCCAAGATAGGGCAGGAGGACTGGTGGAACAAGCTGCATTTCTCGGGCACTTTCTGTGGCAGCGATTCGTTGTCGATGCAGCAACTCAAGGGATTGCTCTTCAAAATGATACGACAGGATGGGTTTGCAAAGCTCGTGGGCTCTTTGAGCACAATGACCACAAGAGGCAGCTTTATCCTGGAGCAGAAGCGAGCGTTCAAGGGTGTTGCCAAATGGACTGTGCTCAACATTGAGTTGGACGAGAGCATCGTTATATGGCACATCGCAACTGATTTGTTCATCTGGGAATCCAAGGCTGGCCATGAAGTAGAGCTTATTGAGGCTACAAGGGTGCTATCCAATTACATGTTGTTCCTGCTGGTGGCAAAACCCAACATGCTACCTGGCCGTGAACGCCGCACGGTACATCTTACGCCCTCCAGGATCCTGGAAACAATATGGCGGGTGCATATCTTAGGTGACGAGGACAAATCTGTGAGGGCATCTCCCGGAAGCTGGAATAAGTGCTGTGTACTTAAGGAATTGTTCCACCATGAAGGCCCGAATGGCTCCAGGATCACTCAGGCTCAGAGGGAGAAGCTTGCCGAGATACTGTTTGCCGACTGGTCTTATGAGGGG GCGCAGCAACTTGATTCGTATCCAGAGGTTCTTGAAGGGTCACGTGGCGAGTTGTACAGGTGTGCAAGCAATCTCGCCAAACAGCTCCTCCACTTGGGTAGGCCTGACACGTTGGAACTCATCTTCTCCGTGTGGGTGGAGATGATGCTTTATGCTGCGGATCACTGCCCCCGAGATTCCCATGCCAGGGAGCTCAGTAATGGCGGCGAGTTTATCACCATCCTGTGGCTTCTGGTACAGCACTGGACGTACGTCTACAAAAACAAAATAGCATGTTAG